Proteins encoded within one genomic window of Episyrphus balteatus chromosome 1, idEpiBalt1.1, whole genome shotgun sequence:
- the LOC129915591 gene encoding kelch-like protein 1, with translation MYSSSIEVNSENIDSLFETAIFLKIKNLEKGFCDYFEKNINTNFEKYLNIKNCLRWLKLTMERRGTDFQDNILNFVYTNFKEVIQGTEFLLLNENVLKDLLFNKNTQTNLEELVFQSLMNWIEYDKVNRQHLESELLSMVRYKLLSSQFIIKNIKLVDTKVDENYQKVLRWLRYHLSLEESRKNEDQKLTLTVEPKRKINSNEDANPVVTKRSDKTVNKIGTVYLNSKMEIELKSFDEKLNSWIIEKKSEPVPSLKNLKQHSMILIDEKLYIFGGMIYNNNNYNSTKSFRCIDLKTLQWTDLPSRGAGRCDSQLANIKGNICVFGGFKLSDQTLFDHSVLIFNISTQEWNCLRPLYEPEEHNRITVHNGILYIFDLKFGSLQCYDISTNKWTLKELPIDHNIFDFWLTTGETFLYGIFQEKDSIGHCMGGVTIKRFDFSKKSWLKVARIPKINVNSSSPMVTVIGNKILFTSYFKEYKSVEYNLDKDESTFYNLGNSHYDSVNYCIFPYTN, from the coding sequence ATGTATTCGAGTTCGATTGAAGTTAATTCTGAAAATATTGACTCACTTTTTGAAACtgcaatttttcttaaaattaaaaatctagaaAAAGGATTTTGTGactattttgagaaaaatattaatacaaattttgaaaaatatctcaaTATTAAAAATTGCTTACGTTGGTTAAAATTAACCATGGAACGTCGTGGAACTGATTTTCAAGACAATATTTTGAACTTTgtctatacaaattttaaagaagTTATCCAAGGAACTGAGTTTTTACTACTTAATGAAAATGTACTCAAAGATTtactattcaataaaaacactCAAACCAACTTGGAAGAATTAGTGTTTCAAAGTTTAATGAATTGGATTGAATATGACAAAGTTAATCGACAACATTTGGAATCGGAATTACTGTCAATGGTTCGGTATAAACTACTTTCATCACagtttatcattaaaaatataaaattggttgatacaaaagttgatGAAAATTATCAAAAAGTTCTTCGTTGGCTTCGATATCATTTGTCGTTGGAAGAATCTAGGAAAAATGAAgaccaaaaattaactttaacaGTTGAACCGAAAAGGAAGATCAATTCAAATGAAGATGCTAATCCTGTCGTCACGAAGAGAAGTGACAAGACAGTCAATAAAATTGGTACTGTATACTTGAACAGTAAAATGGAAATTGAGCTTAAAAGCTTTGATGAAAAATTGAACAGTTGGATTATCGAAAAAAAGTCAGAACCAGTtccttctttaaaaaatttaaaacaacattCTATGattttaattgatgaaaaactaTACATATTTGGTGGCATgatctataataataataattataattcaaCAAAAAGCTTTCGATGCATTGACTTGAAAACTTTACAATGGACTGATTTACCCTCTAGGGGAGCTGGCAGATGTGACAGTCAATTGGCAAATATAAAAGGAAATATATGTGTCTTCGGTGGCTTTAAACTATCTGATCAAACACTGTTTGACCATTCGGtgcttatttttaatatttcaacacAGGAATGGAATTGCCTACGACCACTGTACGAACCGGAGGAACATAACCGAATAACGGTTCATAATggtattttatacattttcgacttaaaatttgGTTCATTACAATGTTATGATATTTCTACCAATAAATGGACTTTAAAAGAACTACCAATTGATCATAATATATTCGATTTCTGGTTAACTACTGGAGAAACATTTTTATACGGAATATTTCAGGAAAAAGATAGTATTGGCCATTGTATGGGAGGTGTTACTATTAAACGttttgatttttccaaaaaatcatgGCTAAAAGTTGCTAGAATACcaaaaataaatgtgaattCTTCATCGCCAATGGTAACAGTTATTGGTAATAAAATCTTGTTTACTTCATATTTCAAAGAGTATAAAAGTGTTGAGTATAATCTTGATAAGGACGAATCCACTTTTTATAATTTAGGGAATTCTCACTACGATTCTGTGAATTATTGTATTTTCCCGTATACAAATTAG